A stretch of the Lolium perenne isolate Kyuss_39 chromosome 3, Kyuss_2.0, whole genome shotgun sequence genome encodes the following:
- the LOC139838069 gene encoding uncharacterized mitochondrial protein AtMg00810-like translates to MIITGDDPKYIAFFKARLLRYFLGIEVSYTSDGFYISQEKYIQDLLTRVALGDERTIETPMEINVRLRATDGDPLPDPTRYRHLGRSLVYLAVTRPDISYPVHILSQFMSAPTSVHYSHLLRVLRYVRGTISRRLFFPSSSSLQLQTYSDATWASDPSDRESLSDYCVFLGGSLIAWKTKKQIADSRSSVEAEL, encoded by the coding sequence ATGATCATCACAGGTGACGACCCTAAGTACATTGCCTTTTTCAAGGCCCGTCTTCTTCGCTActttcttgggattgaggtttcTTATACCTCTGATGGCTTCTATATCTCCCAGGAGAAGTATATTCAGGACCTTCTCACTCGTGTCGCTCTTGGTGATGAGCGCACTATCGAGACTCCTATGGAGATCAATGTCCGTCTCCGTgccactgatggtgatcctcttccggaCCCGACTCGCTATCGACATTTAGGTCGGAGCCTTGTCTACCTTGCTGTCACCCGTCCTGACATCTCCTACCCGGTCCACATTCTGAGTCAGTTCATGTCTGCTCCCACCAGTgtccactatagtcatctccttcgTGTCCTACGCTATGTTCGTGGCACTATCTCCCGTCGTCTCTTCTTTCCTAGTTCTAGCTCCTTACAGCTCCAGACCTACTCAGATGCTACCTGGGCTAGTGATCCATCGGATCGTGAGTCTCTTTCTGACTACTGTGTTTTTCTTGGTGGTTCTCTCattgcttggaagaccaagaagcaGATTGCAGACTCTCGTTCGAGTGTCGAGGCTGAGTTGTGA